The nucleotide window CCTGTTTCCCGAAAGACGTCGACGCGCTGCGGGCCGGAGCCCGCGAACAGGGGTACGATCCAGCCCTGCTCGACGCCGTCGTCGCGGTCAACGACGCCCAGCCGCGCCGACTCGTCGACTCGCTCGCGGCCCACGTCGACCTCGAGGACGCACGGATCACGGTGCTCGGCCTGTCGTTCAAGCCCGGCACCGACGACATCCGAAAGTCGCGCGCGCTCGACGTGATCGAGTATCTGCAGGATCGCGGGGCAGCCGTCGTCGCCTACGACCCGGTCGCGATGGAGAACGTCCGACCGATGTATCCCGACGTCGAGTACGCCGAGTCGGCTACCGACGCGCTCGCGGACGCCGACGGCGCGGTCGTTGCGACCGACTGGCCCGAGTTCGACGACCTCGCGTTCGGCGGGATGGCCCAGCGCGTGGTCGTCGACGGGCGCCGGATCGACGTCGACGAGACCGAACTCGACGTCTACGAGGGTCTGACCTGGTAGCCCCGAACGGCGCGGTCGAGGATAATATAAATCATCACTGAGCAATCAGTACGTTTTTGCAGTCACAGCGGAGATTCCTTGGCGATGGACAATGACGTGGTTCGTGCGGACTCGAGGCTGTCGGTCGGCGATGAGGAGGTCGTCGCCATGAGCCGTGAGACGCGCGAGATCGCCGCCGAGGATGTCTGTATTCTCGTTCCGACGCTCAACGAGGCGGCCACGATCGGCGACGTCATCGACGGCTTCCACGCGGAAGGCTACACGAACGTGTTCGTCGTCGACGGCGACTCTGACGACGATACGCGCGAGATCGCCCGCGAGCGCGGAGCCAACGTCCTCGTCCAGTCCGGCGACGGGAAAGGACAGGCCGTCCGCGAGGCTCTCGAGTACGTCAACGTCCCCTACGTGTTGATGCTCGACGGCGACGGCACCTACGATCCGGCCGACGCAGATCGGATGCTCGAGCCGCTCTCACGGGGCTACGAGCACGTGATCGGCAACCGGTTTGCCGACATGGACGACGACGCGATGAAGGCGTTGAACGGCGTCGGCAACCGGCTGATAAACAAATCGTTCCGGTTCATCCACGGGGCCGACTACGACGACATCCTCTCGGGATATCGGGCGTTTACGGTCGACTCGTTCGAACGGCTCTCGCTCGATTCGGACGGTTTTACCATCGAGACCGAACTCGCCGTCGAGTGTGTCAAACACGGAATCGAGACGACCGTCGTCCCGGTCAGTTACAGCGCCCGGCCGGAGGCCTCGGAGACGAATCTCCACCCGGTCAAAGACGGCGGGACGATCATCCTCGCGCTGTATGCACTCGCCAAAACGAACAACCCGCTGTTTTACTTCGGCAGCCTCGGCGTCGGCGGCATCGTCTCCGGCGGCGTCGTCGCATCGTACGTCCTCTGGCAGTGGATTCAGTATCAACAGGGCCACGAGATTCTGGCGATGGTGTCCGCGGCCGCCATCCTGCTCGGCGTCCAGTTGCTCATGTTCGGCGTGCTCTCGGATATGCTCGTGACGCTCCACCGCGAGCAGCGACGGCGTCTCGAGCAGATCACGCGCGACGACCGAGAGCAGGAGTGAGATGACAGCGCCCGCTCAAAACGGCAGCATCGATCGCATCTGCTGGAAGACGCCGCCGGAGTTGTTCCGACGGTACTCCTCGAACGGTTCGTGGAGCGCGTTGAGCAGTTCCTGCCGGGAGCGAAACTCCGTCGTGTCGACTTCCTCGAGCATCACACCCAGCGCGACGTCGTTGCCGTGGACGTCGTAGGGAATCTGCTCGTGGCCGAGTTCCGCCGCAACGTCGTCTTTCGCCGCCGGAAACGAGAGGTCTGCCGTTCTAAGATGTGCATCGACGGCGGCGATGCCGAATTCGATACTCTCCGGTTCGTCGTCGTCTCCGCCCGAGGGTGGCCGAACTCCCATACCAACCAGTAGCGCGTCCGATAGCAAAACCGCTACGAAGACGCTTGCGACTCCGTGTGGTCGACACGCCTTTGGCTTCGGCGATGGAGTATCGCGTATGACCGAGTACACCACGGTTTCGATCCCGAAGGATCTCGCCGACCGCGTCGAGGACACGATCGAAGGGACGAGCTTTCAGAGCACGAGCGACCTCACTCGATTCCTGCTTCGCAGCATCGTCATCCAGCACCAGAAGCAGGGGAAACTCACGGAAGCCGAGTTCGAAGAGATTACCGAACAGCTTCGAGGCCTCGGCTACCTCGAGTAAGCACTCGAGCGAGCAGCCGTGTTCGCCACCGATCCCCACGACTCACAGCGACTGCTCGGGCGGGCTGGCGTCGATGACTTCGAGTGGCTGGCGCTCGCCGCGCCGATCGAACGCGCCGAACGACCGCTCGCCGATCCCCCACGGTGGCACAGCGACGAAGATCACTTCGGCGAGGTCGTCTCGTCTGGTCACCTCGAGTTCCCGAACGGGGTGTGAGACGAACCGACCCTGTGCCTGCCGGGCCGGTGTCGAGAGGTCGACACCGAACACGGCGTTGACGGCGTTGCCGGGATCGGGCAGAAAGAAGTCCGTAAACACTGGCGTCTCGGGTGGCAACTCGACTGCCGCCCCCTCGAGGTCGCCTGCAGGAGTGACCGAGACGCCGGTCGTCACGCGGTTCGGATCGGCGTCGCTGGCCAGATCGAGCAGGACGTCGACGAGGGCACGCGTGATGTAAACCACACCGGTTCTAGGAGCCCATCATAGTTAGTTGTATGCCAGGCGATGACACATTTGACGAGTGGCTGCGTTCGACCGAGCGCCACGAAAGCGGACGACTATATCGGGAAGAGCTGTCGGGCCATCCCGGCGTACAGCCGCGGCATGTGTCGGACCGAGTTCGAGAGTGCGTCCTCGAGTGCCGTCACGGCGTCGCTCGTGACGCCACGTCCGTGACCGACGAGGACGCGCTCGGGTCGAAAGCGACCCAGTTCGTCCCGCGGGGGAACAGCCCGGCGCATCGGATGGACGCCGAGGCGTTCGTTTCCCGCGAGAAAGTACGCGGCCGTGCCGACTGATTCGGGGACCAACAGGGTGCCATCGTCCGGGTTGTAGAGGGCTACCTCCTGCCAGAACCGGTTATCGACGACGGGTTGGGCCTCGAGGCCGGTGTCGGACAACGTCCGCGAGAAGCGAGCGACAGGGGCGTCGAGTTCTTCGGTCACGCCTTCGAAAAAGTCGGGAAGGAAGACCGGAACGTTGTATCGGTTCGCGATTGCGGCGGCGTCTCGTTTGTGTCGATCGAGCATGACGACGACGCCGGCCACCTCGCCGAACTCGGCGAACAGGTCATCGATCCCGTCGGCGTCGACTGGGTCGAAGACCCAGACGTCGCCGTCGATCTCGAGGGCGTGGCTCGCCCGTTGCATCCGTTCGTCGGGATGGGCAAGCCAGCCGACCCCGCCCTCGAAGCGATCGATCTCGCGAAAGTCGGTCGCACGCTCGTCGACGCGAAAGGTCATGTGACAGCAGTATGGACGCTCAGTGCATAAACGTGTAGCCAACGGACCACCGATCGCGCGAACCCTGTCGCCGCCAGAGCACCTATGCACGTCCCGCGAGTAGGGTCGAGTATGCTCACCGGGCTGTCCTGGCTCGCCCTTGAGGTCAAATACCTCGAGCGAGCGCGATCGTTTTACGAGGAGACGCTGAATCTCACCCTCGCACAGGAACGGGACACCGAACTCGTGTTCGAGGCAGGCGAAACCGCGCTCGTTCTCCGTCGTCCAGCGGCGTTCCCCCGCGGCGGCCTCCACACCCACTTTGCGTTCTCGATTCCCGACGCAGCGTACGACGACTGGTGGGACCGTCTCTCCGAGGCGTACGACCTCGAGGAAGCCCAGTTCGGCTCCGCCAGATCGCTCTATCTGTACGATCCCGACGGCAACTGCGTCGAGATCGGCCAGCAGGACGTCGCGGGGCCGGGTATCGATGGCATCTTCGAGGTCGTCCTCGAGGTCGAGTCGCTCGAACGGGCGACGTCGTTCTACGCCGACCTCGGATTCGAGACGGTCGATACGGGAGCCGATCGAAAACGTGTCCGCATGCAGGGACCGATGGCGCTCGAACTCTGGGAGCCACAGCTCGGGATCGCCGACGCCCGCGGAGGGGTCCACGTCGACCTCGGGTTCAGACTCGACGAGCCGAAGGTCGCACTCGACGCCGTCGCGGATCGGGTCCGTGCCATCGAACAGGAGACCGACGAGACGGTCGTCGTTCGCGATCCCGACGGCCACTTTCTGACGTTTACAACCGGTCAGTACTGACGTCGACACCCGGCGGGGCCACGAGCAAGAATCCACGGAAGTGGATGAGGCTGCCACCCGATTCCTTGACGTCGCGGGCGAATCCCGAGGCTAACTCGTTGACGTCGCCCTCGACGTTGAGGACGAGCAGGTTCCCCTTCGAGATCGCCTCGAGCCACTCGTCGGCCGGCGTCGTGCCGTCGAGCACGCCGAGGATGACGCTGCCTTCGATCTCGAGTTCCTCGTCGATGTGTTCCTCGACCGCACGAAGATCGAGGTCGAAATCGCTCATACCGGGTGGGTCGAACCGGGACGAGAAAAACGTTCGCCTCGTCTTACGGCCTCGGAGCTGTCGTCGGTCGTCCTCGAGCGTCGCTTGCGACCGTCACCGACTGGATCCAAACCGCAGTCGACTCTCGGTCAGCCATTCTCCAGGGGCGGAACGATAGCCATGATATCGTCCGGTGAGAGCTTGATATCGGTGTAAACGACCGTATTCACCGCGACGCGGCCATCGCGTTCGTGCGCGCATCGGCGGCACTTTGCAATGGGTGGTTCGCGCGTGCGTGGTTGCCGTTGGTCACAACGCGTCAGTTCTCGAGCGCACGACCGAAGGCGCACTGTCGATCGCCGCGCCCCACCT belongs to Natronorubrum aibiense and includes:
- the aglJ gene encoding S-layer glycoprotein N-glycosyltransferase AglJ, which encodes MDNDVVRADSRLSVGDEEVVAMSRETREIAAEDVCILVPTLNEAATIGDVIDGFHAEGYTNVFVVDGDSDDDTREIARERGANVLVQSGDGKGQAVREALEYVNVPYVLMLDGDGTYDPADADRMLEPLSRGYEHVIGNRFADMDDDAMKALNGVGNRLINKSFRFIHGADYDDILSGYRAFTVDSFERLSLDSDGFTIETELAVECVKHGIETTVVPVSYSARPEASETNLHPVKDGGTIILALYALAKTNNPLFYFGSLGVGGIVSGGVVASYVLWQWIQYQQGHEILAMVSAAAILLGVQLLMFGVLSDMLVTLHREQRRRLEQITRDDREQE
- a CDS encoding DUF5789 family protein produces the protein MGVRPPSGGDDDEPESIEFGIAAVDAHLRTADLSFPAAKDDVAAELGHEQIPYDVHGNDVALGVMLEEVDTTEFRSRQELLNALHEPFEEYRRNNSGGVFQQMRSMLPF
- a CDS encoding ribbon-helix-helix domain-containing protein is translated as MTEYTTVSIPKDLADRVEDTIEGTSFQSTSDLTRFLLRSIVIQHQKQGKLTEAEFEEITEQLRGLGYLE
- a CDS encoding MPN domain-containing protein produces the protein MVYITRALVDVLLDLASDADPNRVTTGVSVTPAGDLEGAAVELPPETPVFTDFFLPDPGNAVNAVFGVDLSTPARQAQGRFVSHPVRELEVTRRDDLAEVIFVAVPPWGIGERSFGAFDRRGERQPLEVIDASPPEQSL
- a CDS encoding VOC family protein, translating into MLTGLSWLALEVKYLERARSFYEETLNLTLAQERDTELVFEAGETALVLRRPAAFPRGGLHTHFAFSIPDAAYDDWWDRLSEAYDLEEAQFGSARSLYLYDPDGNCVEIGQQDVAGPGIDGIFEVVLEVESLERATSFYADLGFETVDTGADRKRVRMQGPMALELWEPQLGIADARGGVHVDLGFRLDEPKVALDAVADRVRAIEQETDETVVVRDPDGHFLTFTTGQY
- a CDS encoding DUF5779 family protein, translating into MSDFDLDLRAVEEHIDEELEIEGSVILGVLDGTTPADEWLEAISKGNLLVLNVEGDVNELASGFARDVKESGGSLIHFRGFLLVAPPGVDVSTDRL